A genome region from Nycticebus coucang isolate mNycCou1 chromosome 4, mNycCou1.pri, whole genome shotgun sequence includes the following:
- the OAS3 gene encoding 2'-5'-oligoadenylate synthase 3 isoform X4: MDVYRTPAAQLDKLVARSLQPSGEFVAATRRALGALDTALRERRAGPGAANLPRVLKTAKGGSFGRGTALRGGCDFELVIFFDCFKSYKDLGTHRAKVLKDMQALLESWWQTQLPGLRLEFTEQGMSGALRFRLASTDCENWMDVSLVPSFDVLGQLSSNSKPKPQVYSTLLNSGCQEGEHAACFAELRRNFINMRPTKLKNLILLVKHWYCQVCARGPRKETLPPVYALELLTIFAWEQGCKEDAFSLAKGLRTVFGLIQQYQHLCVFWTINYSFEDPAVGQFLQRQLKRPRPVILDPCDPTWDVGNGATWHWDVLAQEAESCYDQPCFLQGAGAPVQPWQVMDLPHSGRSGLDHPIRRDPNQGTLEDCKILDPGHLRAGSKPPSSPAPVSSGTASITPSMSGTVSDLSQIPTKELDRFIQDHLKPSPQFQEQVKRAIDVILRCLRENCVHKVSRVSKGGSFGRGTDLKGSCDVELIIFLTCFTNYKDQGTRSREILDEIRMQLESWWQLQVPSLSLSFPEQNSPETLQFQVMSTALESRIDVSLLPAFDAMGQTNPGTKPNPQVYSTLLKSGCQEGQHAACFAELRRNFVNTRPVKLKNLILLIKHWYHQVAAQNKGKGPACASLPPAYALELLTIFAWEQGCGMDRFNMAEGLQTVLGLVQKYQHLCVYWTVNYSIEDPALRTHLLGQLRKSRPLVLDPADPTWNVGQGNWELLAQEAAALGTQTCCTNRNGTPVPPWDVMPALLYQTPAGDLDKFISEFLQPNRQFLTQVNKAVDTICSFLRENCFQNSPIKVIKVVKGGSSAKGTALRGCSDADLVVFLSCFSHFTEQGNKRAEIISEIRAQLEACQREQQFEVSWSPALGPALRSTLTSSTATAMQASTPPASQSCSEISSSLAPPN; the protein is encoded by the exons ATGGACGTGTACCGCACCCCTGCCGCCCAACTGGACAAGCTGGTGGCCCGCAGCCTGCAGCCGTCGGGGGAGTTCGTGGCGGCCACGCGGCGCGCACTGGGCGCCCTGGACACCGCCCTGAGGGAGCGCAGGGCCGGCCCAGGCGCCGCGAACCTGCCGCGGGTGCTGAAAACCGCCAAG gGAGGTTCCTTTGGCCGGGGCACAGCTCTCAGGGGTGGCTGTGATTTTGAACTTGTCATCTTCTTCGACTGCTTCAAGAGCTATAAGGACCTGGGGACCCACCGTGCAAAGGTCCTCAAGGACATGCAGGCGCTGCTGGAATCCTGGTGGCAGACCCAACTCCCTGGTCTGAGACTTGAGTTCACTGAGCAGGGCATGTCTGGGGCACTGCGGTTCCGATTGGCATCTACAGATTGTGAAAACTGGATGGATGTTAGCCTGGTGCCCTCTTTTGATGTCCTGG GGCAGCTCAGCTCCAACAGCAAACCCAAGCCCCAAGTCTACTCTACTCTCCTCAACAGTGGCTGCCAGGAGGGTGAGCATGCAGCCTGCTTTGCTGAGCTGCGGAGGAACTTCATAAACATGCGCCCAACCAAGCTGAAGAATCTGATCCTGCTTGTGAAGCACTGGTACTGCCAG GTGTGTGCACGGGGGCCAAGGAAGGAGACGCTGCCCCCGGTCTATGCCCTGGAGCTGCTGACCATCTTTGCCTGGGAGCAGGGTTGCAAGGAGGATGCCTTCAGCTTGGCCAAAGGCCTCCGGACTGTCTTCGGCCTGATCCAACAGTACCAGCACCTCTGTGTCTTCTGGACCATCAACTACAGCTTCGAGGACCCTGCTGTTGGGCAGTTCTTGCAGAGACAGCTTAAGAGACCCAG GCCTGTGATTCTGGACCCATGTGACCCCACATGGGATGTGGGGAATGGGGCCACCTGGCACTGGGATGTGCTAGCCCAGGAGGCAGAGTCCTGCTATGACCAGCCGTGCTTTCTGCAGGGGGCTGGAGCCCCTGTGCAGCCCTGGCAGGTGATG GACCTTCCACATTCTGGGCGCTCAGGTTTGGACCACCCCATCCGGCGAGACCCTAACCAGGGGACACTTGAAGACTGCAAGATCCTCGATCCAGGTCATCTAAGGGCAGGGAGTAAACCACCCTCATCCCCAGCTCCTGTCTCTTCAGGGACAGCCAGCATCACCCCCTCTATGTCCGGGACAGTCTCAGATCTGTCTCAGATTCCCACCAAGGAGTTGGACCGCTTTATCCAAGACCACCTGAAGCCAAGCCCCCAGTTCCAAGAGCAGGTGAAAAGGGCCATCGATGTCATATTGCGCTGCCTCCGTGAGAACTGTGTTCACAAGGTCTCAAGAGTCAGCAAG GGGGGCTCATTTGGCCGGGGCACAGACCTAAAGGGCAGCTGTGATGTCGAACTCATCATCTTCCTCACCTGCTTCACCAACTACAAGGACCAAGGGACCCGCAGTAGGGAGATCCTTGATGAGATTCGGATGCAGCTGGAATCTTGGTGGCAGCTCCAGGTCCCCAGCCTGAGCCTTAGTTTTCCGGAGCAGAATTCTCCTGAGACGTTGCAGTTCCAGGTCATGTCCACGGCCCTGGAAAGCCGGATAGATGTTAGCTTGCTGCCCGCCTTTGATGCCATGG GGCAGACCAACCCTGGCACCAAACCTAATCCCCAGGTCTACTCGACCCTCCTCAAAAGTGGCTGCCAGGAGGGTCAACATGCAGCCTGCTTCGCGGAGTTGAGGAGGAACTTCGTGAACACCCGCCCAGTCAAGCTGAAGAACCTGATTCTGCTCATAAAACACTGGTACCACCAG GTTGCAGCTCAGAACAAAGGAAAAGGGCCAGCCTGtgcctccctgcccccagcctaTGCCCTAGAACTCCTGACCATCTTTGCCTGGGAGCAGGGCTGTGGGATGGACCGTTTCAACATGGCCGAAGGCCTCCAGACTGTCCTGGGGCTTGTCCAAAAATATCAGCATCTCTGTGTCTATTGGACAGTCAACTATAGCATTGAAGACCCAGCTCTGAGGACACATCTTCTTGGCCAGCTTCGGAAATCCAG GCCCCTGGTGCTGGACCCAGCTGACCCCACCTGGAATGTGGGCCAGGGTAACTGGGAGCTGCTGGCCCAGGAAGCAGCAGCACTAGGGACACAGACCTGCTGTACAAATAGAAATGGAACACCTGTGCCGCCCTGGGACGTGATG CCAGCACTCCTTTACCAAACCCCAGCAGGGGACCTCGACAAGTTCATCAGTGAATTTCTCCAACCCAACCGCCAGTTCCTGACTCAAGTGAACAAAGCTGTTGATACCATCTGCTCATTCCTGAGGGAAAACTGCTTCCAGAATTCTCCCATCAAAGTGATTAAAGTGGTCAAG GGCGGCTCTTCAGCCAAAGGCACAGCTCTACGAGGTTGCTCTGACGCTGACCTAGTGGTGTTCCTCAGCTGCTTCAGTCACTTCACCGAGCAGGGGAACAAGCGAGCTGAGATCATTTCAGAGATCCGAGCCCAGCTGGAGGCATGTCAGCGGGAGCAGCAGTTCGAG GTCAGCTGGTCTCCGGCTCTCGGCCCAGCCCTCAGGTCTACACTGACCTCATCCACAGCTACAGCAATGCAGGCGAGTACTCCACCTGCTTCACAGAGCTGCAGCGAGATTTCATCATCTCTCGCCCCACCAAACTGA